A genomic stretch from Anoplopoma fimbria isolate UVic2021 breed Golden Eagle Sablefish chromosome 8, Afim_UVic_2022, whole genome shotgun sequence includes:
- the stxbp3 gene encoding syntaxin-binding protein 3, whose amino-acid sequence MATGSDHGLKRIVWKRIKDTIITDCRKSEVWKILILDSFTTKLLSSCCKMSDLMSEKITIVEDLFRSREPVPEMKAIYFMAPTAKCVDAFIADFKPKPKYKAAYVYFTDYCPDDLFNNMKRCCGMYIRVCKEINMSFMPQEAQVFTCNNPGAFQSIYSPKSQDKQKTLETLADQLVTLCATLDEYPGVRYKKDSNMENAKTLAELVDDKLARHYELDDSGKKKEKTQAQLLILERGFDPVSPILHELTYQAMAYDLVDIQSDTYTCKTKDGPEKQAWLNEDDMLWVKLRHKHIAEVSDQIRKLVKEISANKKQSDGKITISNLAQMMKKMPSFRKQVTEKTVHLQLAEDCMQHFQNNVEKLCKAEQDLAVGSDVEGVKVKDPMRTLLPVLLHPYSTHDKIRAVLLYIFSVNGTTDENLSKLIQHVKIEDEREFILNWKELGVPIITSSSFFSRKTTRRDRSQDQTYNLSRWTPVIKDVMEDAVENKLDTKEWPHQSECPAAWNGSGAVSARQKHKGSAQDERRTGSRLIVFVLGGISHSEMRCAYEVTQAVKSCEVIIGSSHILTPTGLLNDIKALSKAPMETFTIEERSNA is encoded by the exons atggcaacgggTTCAGATCACGGGTTGAAGAGAATAGTGTGGAAAA GAATAAAAGATACAATTATAACAGACTGCAGGAAATCTGAAGTATGGAAG ATATTGATTCTGGACTCTTTCACCACCAAACTCCTCTCATCATGCTGCAAAATGTCAGATCTGATGTCAGAGAAAATAACGA TTGTGGAGGACCTTTTCAGAAGCAGAGAGCCTGTTCCAGAAATGAAGGCCATCTACTTCATGGCACCAACGGCTAAG TGTGTGGATGCCTTTATTGCTGACTTCAAGCCCAAACCTAAATATAAAGCAGCATATGTTTATTTCACTGACT ACTGTCCCGATGACCTGTTTAACAACATGAAGCGGTGCTGTGGAATGTACATACGAGTCTGTAAGGAAATCAACATGTCCTTCATGCCACAAGAGGCACAA GTGTTCACATGTAATAATCCGGGGGCTTTCCAAAGCATCTACAGTCCCAAAAGTCAGGACAAACAGAAGACACTGGAGACACTGGCAGACCAGCTCGTCACGCTCTGTGCCACGTTGGACGAGTACCCGGGGGTTAGATACAAGAA AGACAGCAACATGGAGAACGCCAAGACCCTTGCAGAGCTGGTGGACGACAAACTGGCCAGACACTACGAGCTGGATGACAGCGgcaaaaaaaag GAAAAGACCCAGGCCCAGCTGCTGATATTGGAGAGAGGTTTTGACCCCGTCAGCCCCATCCTGCATGAGCTGACCTATCAGGCCATGGCTTACGACCTCGTTGATATCCAGAGCGACACCTACAC GTGCAAGACTAAAGATGGCCCAGAAAAGCAGGCTTGGCTGAATGAGGACGACATGCTCTGGGTTAAGCTGAGGCACAAGCACATTGCTGAGGTCTCAGA TCAAATCCGCAAGTTGGTAAAGGAAATATCTGCCAACAAGAAACAGTCAGATGGGAAG ATCACAATTAGTAATTTGGCccagatgatgaagaagatgccCTCATTCCGTAAACAGGTGACTGAG AAAACTGTTCATCTGCAGTTGGCCGAGGACTGCATGCAACATTTCCAAAACAATGTGGAGAAACTCTGCAAAGCTGAACAG GACCTTGCAGTTGGGTCAGACGTAGAGGGGGTGAAGGTGAAAGATCCCATGAGGACTCTGCTTCCAGTGCTGCTCCACCCATACAGCACCCACGACAAGATCAGAGCTGTGCTGCTCTACATCTTCAGCGTCAACG GAACAACAGACGAGAACTTAAGCAAACTCATTCAGCATGTAAAGATCGAGGACGAGCGAGAGTTTATCCTGAACTGGAAGGAGCTTGGGGTCCCTATCATCACATCG TCCAGTTTCTTCTCTCGCAAAACAACCAGACGCGATCGTTCCCAGGATCAGACTTACAACCTTTCCAGATGGACTCCTGTCATAAAAGATGTGATGGAG GATGCCGTGGAGAACAAACTGGACACCAAAGAGTGGCCACACCAGTCTGAGTGTCCTGCTGCCTGGAATGGCTCAGGGGCTGTCAG TGCCCGTCAAAAGCACAAAGGCAGTGCTCAGGACGAACGCCGGACCGGCTCTCGcctcattgtttttgttctcGGAGGAATCAGCCACTCTGAGATGCGCTGTGCCTACGAGGTCACCCAGGCAGTTAAATCCTGCGAGGTCATCATAG GGTCTTCTCACATTTTGACCCCGACTGGTCTCCTGAATGACATCAAGGCTTTGAGCAAAGCCCCCATGGAGACTTTTACAATAGAGGAAAGGAGCAACGCCTGA